TCATTTGCATTTTCTAATAAAATATCAATCTTTTCTGTTATATTTGGTGCAGATTTTAGTATTTGAGAGATTCCGCCTGTATTGATTTGCAATGCCTCACCAGAATCAAGCATATCATTGCTTGAATCATTTTGTATAAGACTTAAAAAGCTATGTCCAAGTATCCCACTTTGATCGACTTCTAAAATAGAATCTTTTTTTATTGGCAAATCCTCTCTAATAATCAAATCAAACTCTACTTCATCAAAATTATTATCTTTAAAATTGATATCTGTAATTTTTCCTACATTTATCCCTTTATATTTTATAGAGCTATTAGGTTTTAATCCAGGTAGCGCTGTCGTTGAATATGCCTTATATTTTTTTACATTATTTCCAAATTCATCATTACCACTAAACCAAAATATAAAAACAACTAAACTAATCAAAGTAGCAATAAAACACGAGCCAATTAAAATATAATTTACCCCTCTCTCCATAGCCGCTCTCCTCTTTTTGATTTTAATAGATTATCTATGTTGTTTGCTTGACTATGTCTAAAATCTTGCAGACTTCCAGAAAATAATATTTTTGAATTATCAAGCAAGATAAATCTATCTGTTATGTCTTTTATAGAATCAAGGTCATGAGTAACCATCACAACACTTAAATTAAAATGATCTCTTAATTTTAATATTAGTTTATCGAAATTCTCTGCACTTTTTGGGTCTAAACCGCTTGTTGGTTCATCAAGAAAAAGTATCTTTGGATTAAAAGCAAGTGCTCTTGCAAGTCCTACTCTTTTTTTCATTCCACCACTTAATTCATGCGGATACATATCTTTTACATAGTTTGGTAATCCAACGATATTGATAAAATATTGCGATATTTCATTTATGATTTTTTTAGGATAAAAGCTATATTCTTCAAGCATAATTCCGACATTATCAAGCACATTTAGCGATGAATACAATGCTCCAAATTGAAATACAACGCCACATTTTCTAAGAAGGACACTTCTTTTATTTTGATTTATTTTCCAAATATCTAAATCAAAAATCTTTATACTTCCACTCACAGGCTTTTTTAGATAAATCATTGTGCTAAGCAAGGTTGATTTACCACTTCCACTTCCGCCTAAGATTCCAAAAATCTCTCTATATTTGACATTAAAGCTGATATTATCTTGGATTATTCTATTTTTATATGAGGTAGTTAGGTTTGTTACTTCGATTATATTTTTCAAAATCTAAGCTCCGTAAAAATTAGAGAAAATATCGCATTTACCAAAATCACACCAAATAGAGCATAAACAACGCTTGCTGTTGTTTTTTCTCCAACACTTTGAGTGCTATTTTTCACTCTAAATCCGACAAAGCAGCCAACAATAGCAATCACTGCTGCATAAAATGGTGCTTTTATGATTCCAGTCCAAAAGCTATTTATTTCTACAAATTCTATAAATTGTGAAATATAATCATTAAATGATATATTAAATCCAGCTTTTAAAAATATCATACAGCCAAATATTGATACTAAATCTGATAAAAACACCATTAATGGAAATGAGACAACAAGGGCGATAAATCTAGGCAAAACAATAAAATTTAATAAATTAAAATTCATCGTTTTCATTGCACTTATTTCTTCTGTCATTTTCATAACACCAATTTGTGCAGTATATGAAGATGCACTTCTTCCTGCGACAATCAATGCAACGACAAATGGTCCTATTTCTCGAAGTGTTAGCTTTGCAGTCATTTCAACGCTAGCTTGCGGGAATCCCATTCTTTGTAGTGTAGCAGCACCTTGATATGCAATAACTCCCCCTACAATAAAAGATACTACAAAAATAATAGGCATTGCAGTAAGCACACCATGATATATATGATAGCTAATTGCTCTAAATTTTATTTTTTTTGGATTTGTGATAGATAAAAAAAGATAATATTGCAAGATTCCAATAAAATTTATAAAATCAATAGCAGCATGGATCGCATCAGCTATATTTGCTCCAAGCTTTGAAATGCTTTGTTTTATATAGTTTTCTTTTATTTTAGAATCTTCTTTTGATATATCTACATTTTCTAAAAACTCTAAAATCTTTTTTGCATTTTGTGTATTTGCAATGATATTTATTTGTTTATTTTTACTTTTGATTTTGTCTATATAGTATTTTAAAAAAATGATAAAAGACATATCAAATTTATCTATTTCATCTAAATTGATTATAAATTCATTAAATTCAGTAGAATCTAACATCAATTCCAAAGCCACTATTTCACTTTTTTTTATTTTATCGCTAAGGTTTCCACTTAGATTTATTGTCAGTCTCTGGCTATTTACTATACTATCAATCAAAGAAGATTCTCCAAGTTTATTTTTTTGCTTACACTTGCAATACAATCATCAAATATATTTAGTTTTTTTATCGATATATCTATACTAATTAAATATTTAAAATTTGATTTTATAGAATCTAGCACAAAATCTAGCGCATCTTCTATATAATAAAATTGATTTTTATTAAAAATATCGATGATTAGACTATGTATCAATGAATAATCCAAAATCTCAATATTTCTATATAAAATATCAATATCTATAATTATATTTTGCTTATTTTTTCGTTCAAATTCTAAGATTCCAATGATTGTATTTATCTTGAAATCTCTTAGTGATATTTGAAAAATATTATCCACTAGAATCTACCTTCTTTAATCTCAAAAAATCTTACTTTCTTTTTTTGTTATAAGTCTTATTATATTTGGTATATGAGTGTATATTATCAAACATAGCAATATTATAAGCGGTGTGTGTGTGCCTACTTGTAATACTATCGAGATACTAGGACTAAAATGTGGTATGAAAAACGATGATATGATACCTATGCTTACACCAATTAGTGAAGAGAGGGATGATACTTTAAATATTTTTCCTGTGATAAACCACGCAATAAGCCCGATAATCCCTTCAAGTGGCACAAGTAATATTGTAGAGCCAATAGCTGTTGCCACACCTTTTCCACCTTTAAAATTTAGATATGGACTATAGCAATGCCCCAAAACTGACAATATAGCAATAGCCCATTGTGTCTCATAAGATAGCCCCATAAGCTTTGCTGCCAATACCATAATCATGCCCTTTGTAGAATCTATGATTATTGTAAGGATTGATAATTTTTTTGCATAAGGTGTTTGTAGTTTTAATGCTCTATATACATTTGTAGCACCAATGCTTCCACTTCCAATTTCTAAAAGATTTATTTTAAATCTCTTTACGATTAAATACCCAAATGGAATCCCACCTACCAAATAAGCAAGAATATAAAATATAATATTTATATTGCTAATAATCTCAAGCATATTTTTCCCTTATATTATTTCTATTTTATTAGATTCTTGCACTTTGCCAATAATAAATCCATCGCTTTTTTCCAATACAAAATCAACATTTTCTTTACTTACTACAAGTATCATGCCTACGCCCATATTAAATGTTTTATATAATTCATTTTCTTCTACATATTTTGCTAGAAAATTAAAAATGCTTTGACTTTTTATTTTATTTTTTTCTATTTTTGCACCAAATCCGCCCAATACTCTAGGGAGATTCTCTATTATTCCTCCACCTGTGATATGAGCTAGAGCATTGATATTGTCTTTTATATTATTGAAGGTTTTGACATAGATTCTAGTTGGCTCTAGCAATACATCTATAAGCTTTCTATCATCTAGCAAATCATCAAATTTCATATTTAGCTTTTCAAAGCAAATTTTACGAACTAGCGAATATCCATTTGAGTGGATTCCACTGCTTGGAAGTGCTATCAAAATATCACCGACTTTTGCACTCCTTTCTAAATCATCTCTCTCTGCGATCCCTACAGCAAATCCTGCCAAATCAAAATCATTGCCATGATACATTCCAGGCATCTCCGCACTCTCTCCACCAATCAAAGCACAAGATGCTTGCATACAACCATCTGCAATACCTTTTATAACATCAAAAGCATTATTTTTATCTAGTTTTGCGGTAGCATAATAATCAAGGAAAAACATAGGAGTTGCAAAACTGCATATTAGATCATTTACGCACATTGCTACCAAATCAATGCCAACAGTATCCAATCTCTTGCTATCTATTGCAAGTTTGAGTTTTGTGCCTACGCCATCAGTGCTACTTAAAATCACAGGATTTTTAAATCCACTAGGAATCGCATATGCTCCAGCAAAACCACCAAGTGAGCCAATGACATTATTATCAAAAGTTTTTTTTACAAGAGGCTTTATTTTTTCTACTAATGCATTACCCTCATTTATATCAACACCAGAATCTTTATAACTAACTTTATCCAAAATATAAACCTTTGGTATTTATTTTAATTCGTGATTATATATAAAACTCTATTAAATATTAAATGTAAGTATATTTAGGAGTAAATTTTATGTAGAAGTTAAAATCTTGTTAAAGACTAAAGTATATTGCCATTGCAGTTATTATAAATCCAGCGGCAAAATATATAAAAGCAGTTTTTCTATTTTTTCTACAAAATGCTGTGACAATCAGCCCAGATAGATAAAATATCACCATTGAGATTGAAAATGCAACAGCAATCATGTCAAAAAATGTAAGCTTAAATCCAAGTATATCATTTTTTGTTCCACTGCTTTTGTGCATCATCATCAATACTCCATAAAGCCCTCTATTTACTACATAAACGACATCATTACCTTCTTTGTCTTTTCTAATTGTAGCGCTATATTTTATATTACCAATTGTTGGAGCTCCTCTTGTCATTTTTAAAGTAGTATCTCTTGGAAGCGGAAGATTATTTTCTATCAATGTATTTAGTATCACTTTTGCTTCTTCACCTTTTTTTGGGGCAGAATCCAATTTGAATTCATATAGATCTGCTCCAGCATTTTGCCTAATTTCAAAAATATATAATGCACCTGTCAAAACATATATAAAAGCAGTAGGTAAGAAAAATAAGCTCAAATATGTATGGATTTGCATCCAATTCGTTTTATTTAGATTTAAAAATTTCATCTTTGCTCCAAAAAATTATTTAAAATTCTGCTTTTAGATTTATCCAGTAGTTTCTACCTGGAATCATCCTTTGATATAGATTTGTATAGTTGCTACCATTACTTGTAGCTACATAATCTACAAAGTTTGTATTAAATAGGTTGTTTATTACAACTCCTAAGCTCCAAGTTTTATCAAATTTATAATTTGCTCCCAAGTCAAATAAATGCAAGTCTTTAAACCAAGCACCAACCCCAGAATTTGCAGTATGTGCTAAACCTGTTGGAATATCATATTTCCCTACATATCTTAAATATGTCTCAAATGTTCCTACTTGATATGATATTTTTGCAGAAGTATTATGTCTTGGCACTGTATTTAGTGGCGCGCCTTTGTTGCTTCCTGAGAGTTGTTTTGTATATGTATAAGCATAAGATGCATCAAATCCTACTCCATAGATTCTCTTTGTTTGCAATGTGAATTCTAATCCTGTTGATACTGCTTTATCTACATTAAGATACAAGTTACAAGTGCTAGCTCCACAAGCTCCATATACTGGCATTTGAGTATTTTGTGTATAGCTTACAGTATCAATCTTGTCTCTAAAATCTGTATAAAATCCTGTAAGTGTGATAAATACTGGATTTGCATCAAACATAAAGCTTAATTCATAATTCCAGCTTTTTTCAGCCTCTAAGTCTTTATTCCCATAGTTATGAGCACTATTAGTGCTTTCTGTATAGCCTTCATATAGATATGACATATTAGGGATACTCATACCACTTGCTATACCAGTTTTTATTGTAAGGAAACTTGTTGGATTGATATTTAAATAAAATCTAGGGTTTGGCATAGCTTTATACAAATCACTATAATTCACCCTTAGTCCTAATGTAGTAGAGATTAGATCCATTGGGATATATTCTGCTTCTCCAAATATTGCTACTTGATTTTGATGTAAGCTTGCTCTTGGTCTGCCTTCAAATTGTTCATACATATAATAAAGTCCAGCATTTGCTATCAAGCTTCCAGCAGATGCAAAGTCATATCCTTGAAACCAAGCTGAATTTAACACAACCTGTTTATTATCTTGCATGCTGCCTCTATTTGGTGTCCCCTTCCAGCCACTCTCACCAATATTAACTCCACTTCTGCTTATTTGTTGTGTATCTGCAAATTGCAAATAAGTATTGAAATCGCCAAAGTCATAGCTTGCATCATGATTTATTACGGTGTTGTATTTGTAGTAATCCCTTATTGCAGTTACTTGACTTGAGGATGTATTTAATGAACCTAGATTTTGATAATTAAATTCACTATCAATATAAATGCTATTCTCATTATTTATTACATAGTTTAGTCTTCCACCAATGCTAGCTGTTGTATATCCAGTCGGTGAATGGGATATATATGGATTGGTATTTGTATCTCCTGTATATCCGGGAATATCTTTTTTGTAGAATCTATTTTTACTAGTTGTATTGAATTTACCACGAAGATTCATCGATAGCACTTGGTCTATTAATGGTGTAGCTACATATCCATTGACACCATACATATTCCCCCATGTGCGGTATTCTTCTTGGAGTCTAGTCTCTAAAGCGATACTTCCTGTTGTTTTATCTGGAATCTTTTTTGTAATGATATTTATAACCCCACCTAATGCATCACTACCATAGATAACTGACGCAGGTCCGCGGATAACTTCTATTCGCTCAATCATTGATACTGGTGGCATAAATCCACTTGTAGGGTCAAATCCATTTCCTCCAAATCCTTTAGCGACATTTTGACGCTTACCATCAATAAGTATCAAAGTATAACTTGAGCTAAGCCCCCTCATTTGAATAGAATTTGCACCAGTTTTACTTACACTTGTTGCAACCCCTGGAATCTCTTGTAGTGCATCCCCCAAATCTCGTATAGGACGATTTTCTAGCTCTTCTTTTGGAATTACTGATATACTTGCAGGAGCATCTTTTAGTAATTGTCTATATCCTGTTGCACT
Above is a window of Helicobacter sp. MIT 99-5507 DNA encoding:
- a CDS encoding TonB-dependent receptor domain-containing protein: MKNKSIVLSLASIIALSSAFADEVQDVDLGESVVSATGYRQLLKDAPASISVIPKEELENRPIRDLGDALQEIPGVATSVSKTGANSIQMRGLSSSYTLILIDGKRQNVAKGFGGNGFDPTSGFMPPVSMIERIEVIRGPASVIYGSDALGGVINIITKKIPDKTTGSIALETRLQEEYRTWGNMYGVNGYVATPLIDQVLSMNLRGKFNTTSKNRFYKKDIPGYTGDTNTNPYISHSPTGYTTASIGGRLNYVINNENSIYIDSEFNYQNLGSLNTSSSQVTAIRDYYKYNTVINHDASYDFGDFNTYLQFADTQQISRSGVNIGESGWKGTPNRGSMQDNKQVVLNSAWFQGYDFASAGSLIANAGLYYMYEQFEGRPRASLHQNQVAIFGEAEYIPMDLISTTLGLRVNYSDLYKAMPNPRFYLNINPTSFLTIKTGIASGMSIPNMSYLYEGYTESTNSAHNYGNKDLEAEKSWNYELSFMFDANPVFITLTGFYTDFRDKIDTVSYTQNTQMPVYGACGASTCNLYLNVDKAVSTGLEFTLQTKRIYGVGFDASYAYTYTKQLSGSNKGAPLNTVPRHNTSAKISYQVGTFETYLRYVGKYDIPTGLAHTANSGVGAWFKDLHLFDLGANYKFDKTWSLGVVINNLFNTNFVDYVATSNGSNYTNLYQRMIPGRNYWINLKAEF
- the plsY gene encoding glycerol-3-phosphate 1-O-acyltransferase PlsY, which translates into the protein MLEIISNINIIFYILAYLVGGIPFGYLIVKRFKINLLEIGSGSIGATNVYRALKLQTPYAKKLSILTIIIDSTKGMIMVLAAKLMGLSYETQWAIAILSVLGHCYSPYLNFKGGKGVATAIGSTILLVPLEGIIGLIAWFITGKIFKVSSLSSLIGVSIGIISSFFIPHFSPSISIVLQVGTHTPLIILLCLIIYTHIPNIIRLITKKESKIF
- a CDS encoding ABC transporter ATP-binding protein gives rise to the protein MKNIIEVTNLTTSYKNRIIQDNISFNVKYREIFGILGGSGSGKSTLLSTMIYLKKPVSGSIKIFDLDIWKINQNKRSVLLRKCGVVFQFGALYSSLNVLDNVGIMLEEYSFYPKKIINEISQYFINIVGLPNYVKDMYPHELSGGMKKRVGLARALAFNPKILFLDEPTSGLDPKSAENFDKLILKLRDHFNLSVVMVTHDLDSIKDITDRFILLDNSKILFSGSLQDFRHSQANNIDNLLKSKRGERLWREG
- a CDS encoding ABC transporter permease, with translation MIDSIVNSQRLTINLSGNLSDKIKKSEIVALELMLDSTEFNEFIINLDEIDKFDMSFIIFLKYYIDKIKSKNKQINIIANTQNAKKILEFLENVDISKEDSKIKENYIKQSISKLGANIADAIHAAIDFINFIGILQYYLFLSITNPKKIKFRAISYHIYHGVLTAMPIIFVVSFIVGGVIAYQGAATLQRMGFPQASVEMTAKLTLREIGPFVVALIVAGRSASSYTAQIGVMKMTEEISAMKTMNFNLLNFIVLPRFIALVVSFPLMVFLSDLVSIFGCMIFLKAGFNISFNDYISQFIEFVEINSFWTGIIKAPFYAAVIAIVGCFVGFRVKNSTQSVGEKTTASVVYALFGVILVNAIFSLIFTELRF
- a CDS encoding MlaD family protein gives rise to the protein MERGVNYILIGSCFIATLISLVVFIFWFSGNDEFGNNVKKYKAYSTTALPGLKPNSSIKYKGINVGKITDINFKDNNFDEVEFDLIIREDLPIKKDSILEVDQSGILGHSFLSLIQNDSSNDMLDSGEALQINTGGISQILKSAPNITEKIDILLENANEIISPQNTKNITSILESIKDSAIKLNKMMSMVQENTEEISSLISNVDKISNTADTMLKTINQKVNNGEYDIRDILTPSLMSIENSMNNINKLAKDGSSLLKDLREDPYNTIFGYKEK
- the purM gene encoding phosphoribosylformylglycinamidine cyclo-ligase codes for the protein MDKVSYKDSGVDINEGNALVEKIKPLVKKTFDNNVIGSLGGFAGAYAIPSGFKNPVILSSTDGVGTKLKLAIDSKRLDTVGIDLVAMCVNDLICSFATPMFFLDYYATAKLDKNNAFDVIKGIADGCMQASCALIGGESAEMPGMYHGNDFDLAGFAVGIAERDDLERSAKVGDILIALPSSGIHSNGYSLVRKICFEKLNMKFDDLLDDRKLIDVLLEPTRIYVKTFNNIKDNINALAHITGGGIIENLPRVLGGFGAKIEKNKIKSQSIFNFLAKYVEENELYKTFNMGVGMILVVSKENVDFVLEKSDGFIIGKVQESNKIEII
- a CDS encoding dihydroneopterin aldolase, yielding MDNIFQISLRDFKINTIIGILEFERKNKQNIIIDIDILYRNIEILDYSLIHSLIIDIFNKNQFYYIEDALDFVLDSIKSNFKYLISIDISIKKLNIFDDCIASVSKKINLENLL